The following are encoded together in the Nocardia sp. XZ_19_385 genome:
- a CDS encoding class I SAM-dependent methyltransferase, whose protein sequence is MPVPLHTTGKASFDDIYHRPDPRDYYTRLADLDYRIPELAKPHFAKQIRECRAATGVETLTVLDIGCSYGVNAALLRLGTTMDALAEYYGDAGEFDRIELIARDRARLAAEDQLPDVRFLGMDAARPALAYAQAAGLLHDTVHADLETSEPTEEQRRTLASADLVISTGCIGYVTEKTLARIASAHSHRPPWMAHFVLRMFDFTPIAAALSTLGYRTEGVSGMFEQRLFASSEEQSQVLDALSAKGLDTADYEAQGRLYANLYLSRPEFPRSTASNTRNPS, encoded by the coding sequence GTGCCAGTGCCGTTGCATACGACCGGGAAAGCCTCCTTCGACGACATCTACCACCGGCCCGATCCGCGCGACTATTACACTCGCCTGGCCGATTTGGACTATCGCATACCGGAACTGGCCAAACCGCACTTCGCGAAACAGATCCGGGAGTGCCGCGCCGCGACGGGGGTGGAAACGCTCACCGTCCTGGATATCGGTTGTTCCTACGGCGTCAACGCCGCACTGCTGCGCCTGGGCACCACAATGGATGCGCTGGCCGAATATTACGGTGACGCGGGTGAATTCGACCGGATCGAATTGATCGCCCGCGACCGTGCGCGGCTGGCCGCCGAGGACCAGCTCCCGGACGTCCGGTTCCTCGGCATGGACGCCGCCCGCCCCGCGCTGGCATACGCGCAAGCAGCGGGCCTGCTGCACGACACGGTGCACGCCGATCTCGAAACCTCCGAGCCGACCGAGGAGCAACGCCGTACGCTGGCGAGCGCCGACCTGGTGATCTCGACCGGATGCATCGGTTACGTGACGGAGAAAACCCTTGCCCGCATCGCGTCCGCACACTCGCACCGTCCGCCGTGGATGGCGCATTTCGTCCTGCGAATGTTCGACTTCACGCCGATCGCCGCCGCATTGTCGACACTCGGTTATCGGACCGAGGGCGTCTCCGGAATGTTCGAGCAGCGCCTGTTCGCCTCGTCCGAGGAACAGTCGCAGGTCCTGGACGCTTTGTCCGCCAAAGGCCTCGATACCGCCGATTACGAAGCACAAGGCCGGCTCTACGCCAACCTCTACTTGTCGCGCCCAGAATTTCCCCGCAGCACCGCATCGAATACGAGGAATCCGAGTTGA